Proteins from one Nicotiana tabacum cultivar K326 chromosome 23, ASM71507v2, whole genome shotgun sequence genomic window:
- the LOC107765125 gene encoding GATA transcription factor 4-like isoform X2 produces MDVYGAEVFRIDDLLDLSNEEMFSSSTGSSSNKTTNYVFDLNHQYHHPPHSDNINPAASYYDPLIPNSADFTDKLCVPSDDVAELEWLSNFVEDSSNNYPSNSLTGTINLNSNNTSFHSKSRSKRSRATTANTSWASSLQQAHHKPTDEKPNQNPQYSNNHNTMKPKKESSRERSCEMSDIPRKCTHCASEKTPQWRTGPLGPKTLCNACGVRYKSGRLVPEYRPAASPTFVLTQHSNSHRKVMELRRQKEVQQQGMYEHHFQVC; encoded by the exons ATGGATGTGTACGGAGCAGAAGTGTTTAGGATTGATGATCTGCTTGACTTGTCCAATGAAGAGATGTTCTCCTCCTCCACCGGCAGTTCCTCTAATAAGACTACCAATTACGTCTTTGATCTCAACCACCAATATCATCATCCGCCTCACTCCGACAACATTAATCCCGCCGCTAGCTATTACGATCCTCTTATTCCCAATTCCGCCGATTTCACCGACAAACTATGCGTTCCT AGCGATGATGTAGCGGAGTTGGAATGGCTATCGAACTTTGTGGAAGACTCATCCAATAATTACCCTTCAAACTCCTTAACAGGAACAATAAACCTCAATTCCAATAACACTTCATTTCACAGCAAATCAAGAAGCAAACGTTCACGTGCAACCACTGCAAATACTAGTTGGGCTTCTTCACTCCAACAGGCCCATCACAAGCCCACTGATGAAAAGCCCAATCAAAATCCACAATACAGCAACAATCACAATACTATGAAGCCCAAAAAAGAGAGCAGCAGAGAAAGGTCATGTGAAATGTCAGATATACCTCGAAAGTGCACACACTGTGCATCAGAGAAAACGCCACAGTGGCGGACTGGGCCGTTGGGCCCAAAGACGCTATGCAATGCTTGTGGAGTTCGGTACAAATCGGGCCGGTTGGTCCCTGAATATCGGCCCGCTGCGAGCCCAACTTTTGTGCTGACCCAACATTCGAATTCTCACCGGAAAGTTATGGAACTCAGGCGACAAAAAGAGGTTCAACAACAAGGAATGTACGAACATCACTTTCAGGTCTGCTGA
- the LOC107765125 gene encoding GATA transcription factor 4-like isoform X1, producing MDVYGAEVFRIDDLLDLSNEEMFSSSTGSSSNKTTNYVFDLNHQYHHPPHSDNINPAASYYDPLIPNSADFTDKLCVPSDDVAELEWLSNFVEDSSNNYPSNSLTGTINLNSNNTSFHSKSRSKRSRATTANTSWASSLQQAHHKPTDEKPNQNPQYSNNHNTMKPKKESSRERSCEMSDIPRKCTHCASEKTPQWRTGPLGPKTLCNACGVRYKSGRLVPEYRPAASPTFVLTQHSNSHRKVMELRRQKEVQQQGMYEHHFQDHLRCKEECE from the exons ATGGATGTGTACGGAGCAGAAGTGTTTAGGATTGATGATCTGCTTGACTTGTCCAATGAAGAGATGTTCTCCTCCTCCACCGGCAGTTCCTCTAATAAGACTACCAATTACGTCTTTGATCTCAACCACCAATATCATCATCCGCCTCACTCCGACAACATTAATCCCGCCGCTAGCTATTACGATCCTCTTATTCCCAATTCCGCCGATTTCACCGACAAACTATGCGTTCCT AGCGATGATGTAGCGGAGTTGGAATGGCTATCGAACTTTGTGGAAGACTCATCCAATAATTACCCTTCAAACTCCTTAACAGGAACAATAAACCTCAATTCCAATAACACTTCATTTCACAGCAAATCAAGAAGCAAACGTTCACGTGCAACCACTGCAAATACTAGTTGGGCTTCTTCACTCCAACAGGCCCATCACAAGCCCACTGATGAAAAGCCCAATCAAAATCCACAATACAGCAACAATCACAATACTATGAAGCCCAAAAAAGAGAGCAGCAGAGAAAGGTCATGTGAAATGTCAGATATACCTCGAAAGTGCACACACTGTGCATCAGAGAAAACGCCACAGTGGCGGACTGGGCCGTTGGGCCCAAAGACGCTATGCAATGCTTGTGGAGTTCGGTACAAATCGGGCCGGTTGGTCCCTGAATATCGGCCCGCTGCGAGCCCAACTTTTGTGCTGACCCAACATTCGAATTCTCACCGGAAAGTTATGGAACTCAGGCGACAAAAAGAGGTTCAACAACAAGGAATGTACGAACATCACTTTCAG GATCACTTGAGATGCAAAGAAGAATGCGAGTAA